The window TTTATTGAACACTTCCTATTTAATTCacaaagtattttatttgtttatatttataaaatatcacaaaagTAAATGGAAACACAAAGTAGGCAAACGTAATTGTTAACGGCAGCCCTATCGTATGTGTACGTACCGCTCGTTGGCATTTATTTCAAAGATACGACTGAGTTTCGATACTGTATACATAATATTAGCGTGGCCAAACGATGACATGATAATTCTGTGGAAATTCACTGCACTTTTGAGTGTTTTCCgggacaattttaaaatataattagataattattgtttaagctTAGTTTACCGTTGAATTAATACAATGTACGCATTCCAAGCTTGTTGTTTTGTATTGTTATCATATTGAGCAGCTTACGGTGTTTAggttaaacataatataattatctgCCGATGTTTACCTCATCCCAGTCTGTACAATTTTATGGTTGTAGATGCACACTTTACACTCACAATATGCAGTAAACTATATCGAATACTTAAATTTGAATGACGGCTGCGGTTACTGGgttattacattatattcaggatttaaaaataaatatttcttattgatTTTTTGATAAAGATGACTATTAAAAAACGATTAGAACTAAAGTATAGTATATTGGCTTCACTATATCTCTAAAAGTGTTTTAACTGTATGAagcgctatttaaaaaaaacacaaaaaatatttgcctgccttattaaaataaatcggtTTACTCATTTACCCCTGACTATTAAACGTTGTTGAGCGGTTGCATACGCAATGTTTAGTCTTATTCTTTCGAATGTCGAATTATTCACATGAGATTAAGagaatatattgtaaatataagtGATCTACAGCTATACAAACTTTATAAGAAAGAACCTTGTTATATACACGTTTAATATTTACCTACAGGTTGCGATGCATCTATATACTTACATGTAGTTTTTATAGAACTCAGGAAGTGCCAAGAACTACTTTATATTGAATACTGGAGCCTACGGCTTGAGACCTTTTAAACAAGAAGTTCGAACTCTCGCTTTCATACCTTGCCAAGTATCGACACACTTCAAAGTAAAGGATGCATGatgttaaagaaattaatttgaaatatgGTACTTACATGAACGGCTTCAACGCTTCTAGTTGAATGTTTGTAAACCACAAATCAGTTATACAGGATATACGACATTATATTGAGTAACAGTAGGTGCGTTATACCTTGAAGTTATTACGTTTGGCAACTCGAAAAGGGCGACCGTTTCAGCTTAACATTTTTTCTGCGAATCTAAGCTCGTTTTTGGAAGCGCGTACCGCTGCGCTTTTTTCCTCAGTACTTGTCTGAATCCATAATGCTAGCCACTGCTCGAACCGGTGGCTAGCAATAGGAATGTATTGAGAGGAAGAGATGAACACTCCAGATTATGTGAGTGTACCCGCGTTCTGTGCTTTGAATCGCCAATAGTGCATGTGTAAAAAATGCGCTATTAGTCTGAAACCGCTCTAAGGGttcaaatgttttgtataaaaataggaAATATAATATAGCAATACCTttcaatataatgtaaataataactcTATTGCAGTTGCAGATTTGCTCATATCTAATTCCATATCGCAGCTAAAGACTACTTAAAACAAGACGTATGCTAGTGGCCTAATTATGTATCTCTAATCTAATATGTTCAATAGCATAAATACCtactactttttaaataaaaaatattttttaaataaaatcaattatagTACAAAGCGTTTTTATTTGACCCGTGGCTCAGTCTGTTAGTATGATTAATATGAATGGTGACGAATGCACTCCTTtctcccgggttcaattcccgacgtacaaaataaaatgtaagctCATCGAACTAACTTTATTGAAAAGCCAATTACTTcatactgaaccgattttattacctaaactactaaaaatactGGCAACTATGAAGAATAGTCCCATCCTGGCTAAAGGGGACAGTAGGAtttcaagaaaaatatatacaaatagtCCTCTCATCCTCATTATCCATCAATGTTATATTGATTGGGGACcaccacataaataaataaatgaataacggCTGAACTGAACTGACTAAAGTTATATTACGTGTATGCTGTGCCTTTATAACGAAGATGATCATTTTTGGAATATAACTTGCGtacttttagtttaaagtttacgaattcAGTTATCGCTATCAACTCTCTTCTATGTCACATTTTACTTGAaatgtacgcatcgaaagtgccatcGATGTGCctattagaataaagaaatatttgactttgactttaaggtTGATGAAGCTTTATGGCGGATGGTGAGTTACGTGCAGAGCTACATGACATTACCACCACTAGGTTAGGTACCTAGTGGTGGTAACACGCAGTGTCCCACTCCTATCGATGCATCCGCGTAGATCAGCTCTTGAGCCCTGCAATATCTTCGCTCAGCCGGTAGCGACATGCATTTTAATAGCACACAACCTAACATAGTGCCTAGTGTAGCTTATCGTATTAATTAACGATAGCTCGATGTCTAACATGCCACAATTAAAGCAATGAAAGAACCTTCCGCAATAGGTTTAAGTATATTGTTAACACTCAACGATTGTAAAAACATGCAGACGAACTAATAAAAGAACGTGCAAGATGGAAAATGTCTGCATTCACAAGCCAATAGTAAAAACTCTTTCCTAAATTAGTCCTCAATAAATCAACCATTATATCAGTATTACCAGCTCCAGGTAACAATAAAGAAccacaaataaaattcaattaaagtttatttcttaaaatatgataaaaattacatttccaTTACAAAAGCTCATAAATACATCCAAAAACATCTTCAGCCTTGACTTGATACAGTTTACACGGTGCACAGTAAATAGtaaaatacattcaaaattcaataccAATCACCAGAACAACGATGATACATTACCATATATCAGCAGTGTGGTTTTGCTTACAATTACatttactaaaaactaaaattatatacagGATATGGTTTGGAAAATGGTATgccttaaaattaaatgaatttaaattgcttagatTCGACAATAATTTGGTACGTAGGCTTCTTTTAATCTAGGGCGTACCTTTGTTTCTAATGTAAAGAAGCTTATTTTAGCCAAGGTTTTTAATTATACCAAAAAAGTATGAATCATAATAacatcaaacaaaaaacaaaaatatgcaataaGCCGATTAGAATACAGTTCCGACATTGTAAGTCTAGTAAGCACCAAGCCAGTTATTATTATTCACCAATCGTATCGGTACACTTTTTACACATGAcataaaagtaagaaataaatttttcagAGTATACATTTATCAACTAGGGAGATACCAGTCAAAACCATCCtgtatataaactaaatttacataatatagctTACAATTAAATCTTATATCATACAGATAGGTGATCAATTGTGGTTGTCCCCCCCATCGGACTTGGCCTCGGGAGTGCTCTTGACCTTCTCAGTTGTGGTGGGCGCAGTGCTCTTCGCGTTCTCTGTGGTGGTGGGTGCTGTGTGGTGGGTGTCAACGTGGTGGCCGTTGGTGGTGGGCACGGCGGTCTGGCTCTGCGGCGGCTCCGCCTCGCCCTGCTGTTGCTGGCTGGTCACCTTCGCTAGGTGCAGAGCGGCCAGCAACGCGGTGACGTAGCGCCGCACGTCCAGCTCGATGCCTGCGCAACGACCATTGCATTACTGAGACGTGTGGTGGCGACGGAGGatacatttgtcaccaccccCAATTCTCAAGGGTACGAGGCCACACTCAGGAAATATAACGGTGAAGGGGTTGTAGCGTCCTCTGTGTTGCTACTACGATCTACCGCGATCACCAATAACGTCTACCCAGCCAGGTGATTAAATACGAGGCCTATTGCCCAGGATTggattgttataggctattggtgATATGCTACCTCAAGCCATCCGAAGCGTCACCTGAGATCTCTGTCTGACGTTATGTAATTCGCACAGAAGACAATAATGTCACCAGAGTGTGTATGTGAAAAgacaaacatgaaaaaaaagatCAAAGAGATGGATAGGTTGACGAGCAAGAGCTCGATGGATAAATGTAGGTAAAGTGCGTGGATAATAAGTgtgatagaaaaaaattgttgtgCCGATTATTACTGTATGAATGTGAACTCATTGTAATTGTAGGGTAAAACGACAGGTCGCCAACTGATATCAACCGTAAAAACGGATTATGTTGTCGGTCGGTGTGGAGTCTATGGTAGTCAATATAGCACAAAATATAAACTACCAGCGACCCCACTCCGATAAAAGCATCGGAATATGAGCTTTATcttaagagataaattaaactttgaaaCTGATGCAGCCTTGCACATTCGTCGCTGCGAATGAGATTAACAGCGCCAGAATTTTAACACAAAACAGTACAGTTGGCTACTTAATTGTATTTCTTAAACTACATAGCCTGTTACTCTCTAAAACAACTAGTGTACGCTGCTGTACAACAGAAATGTACGACTCGCAGCGCGCGCGCTTAGTGGATTCGGCCGCTGGGAGCTGAACAATTGTTTTGCATACCTAAAGTGCTAAAGGGCATTTCAAGGTTTCAAGTACTCACCGTTGGCGCGCAGTTGCTGCACGCGCGCGGCCAGGTTGGCCCACACGCGGCGCGCGGCCACGGCGCTGAGCCGGCCCACCGTCTGCACCGTGTGCAGCGCGGGATCGCTGGCCAGCGGCGCCAGCTCGGCGCCCGGCGCGGACTCTGCGGGCGCGGGCGGCAGGTAGCGGTCCAGCAGACGCATGGCGTAGTCGGCGCCCGAGTCCACGCCCAGCAGCGCCTTCTGCCCGTACGCCGAGCTCAGGAGCACGTTGGCCTTGGCCCACGTCAGCTCCTTCAGCGACATGACGCGCTGCTCCGCCACGTCGCGCGCGCCATACACCTGCCGGAAACCGCACGCATATACTATGCGTTCCCTCGTGGTAGAACAAGCGAGCCATCCGGAGGATGCACCTAAACTAGCTTCGGGTGACGAAGATGACAGAGAGCTTAAAAAACAACTCCCAGAAGTAAGATAAATAATTGAAAGCAAAGAGATTAGGGCAAAGAAGCAACGCTTCGAGGGTAGTACCGTTCCAGATTGAACCacgtaaatttgaaattaaaatacaacaatcCAGTAATTGTTTCGAAATGTTTCCAAGTGATCGACACCACAAAAGACTAAACCAGACATAACAGTGACGGTTACGTTTTATTCAACGCAAGTTTGGTATGGATATGAAAGTAGCAACTTTCATAATAGGTACCAATTAATTGGAACTATTCATTGGACGGCCCCAATTTACCACTACCATTACCCCTGCGACCCCCTAGCTAAGGCATGCACGCCAAAGGTTACCACTACCATTACCCCTGCGACCCCCTAGCTAAGGCATGCACGCCAAAGGTTACCACTACCATTACCCCTGCGACCCCCTAGCTAAGGCATGCACGCCAAAGGTTACCACTACCATTACCCCTGCGACCCTCTAGCTAAGGCATGCACGCCAAAGGTTAAGTAGAACAACGCCGAAGGAAGTACTACATACTTCCTCACGGAGAAAGCAAATCCCGAGCGTGGTGGCGAGGCCTTGTATCCCGGTTACTATTCGTATAAAATCCTTACGTTATCTGCAATAGAGCTGTTAGAACATATTTAAGGAGATTAAATTTGTTGTTTCAGTTCTGAAATAACAAGATTTACCGTGGAGCATAACCAAATCGTAGTACTGTAGTTGTAATGAGCTTAACAACCAAATCGAGAAGGCCATTACATAAACTTCAATAACCTTcaacaaacttaataataaagtcCTCTGACGTTGAAACATTTTATACGCAATAGGAACTACATACGAACGGTCAATCCACTTTCAAATTGCAGGATTTGACCTAAAGTAATTGTGATTGACTACGTGATTTATTCCGTTCCGGTATTATAATCGTTAATaagaaaacaataaatgaaGGCGAGGAGTACACATTACTATTATAAAGTAGATTTGCTGCGGTGACAATAGCCAAATAGTTTACGCAGACAGAAGAGTTACACCGTAATTGGTTTAAATTTGGAAATGTAATAAGTATGAAAAAGATCGTTcccgttttttaaatttttcgttaGCTCCGCCTTAAGCTCTCTTTCTTTTGAGAAGTGGAACATGGCCCATTCAATAAAGCACCAATGAAGCAGGTGACCGTAATTTTGTTATGAAAAAGTATGCAATAGCCGCTTTATTAGTTTAATCTCTTCGGTTAGCCAAAAACCAGTTCTATCGTCGCGTGATAGTAAACTGTAACACCGAGTTCCTCGAGTGGCCTCGGCTTGTTTACGTTTCATTAAGCAGACTGCCACATCatggtttattttatacaatagcTAACTAGTCCAAAAAGTACCTACTGCTGAACATATTTCAAAGCATGTACAGTTTAggtatgttaatttttttgtgtcacAGATGATATTTAATGCAAAGGAGTGATCCAATTcacaattattatgaaaataaagcttaatttgctatgctccgcggaAAGCAgcagaatatgtatggtgtaatttataatttctttaatgtttatatttcaCACACAACAAACTAATCTCCGGcaatgtacgcacgtttcgccccgaaaccggagcattattatttgtttgttagggtcataaataataaaaggtaaGTTTCATTTTCCATTTAAGGGGCAtggggatttttttattttaagattttaaatgaTTCCTTCAATCGCAAACCACGCCTCAGGGAGCGCGTAAAGAGAGACACAAAGTTTGCTTACAGAACCCCTCAACCCTCATTTTGAATgacaaaaacacaaaataagtataaatattccCCCTCGTcatgacagtggcgtgcatagagggtgtgcacaggttatgcagatgatataagatgaagaaaatctccagtatgagttataaatacctacttgtgggtaggctttttataactcttacaatgcctatccttaagtttttaataactcttattggagattttcttcattttatataatctgcataccctctatgcacgccactgttctcATCCCGCGGGTGAACGTACAAGGCGAAGGGAATACAATGGAGAACGAgcaacagcgtcctctgtgctactactaccacttACTGCTATCAAACCGTCtggccagtgtggtg of the Pararge aegeria chromosome 10, ilParAegt1.1, whole genome shotgun sequence genome contains:
- the LOC120626732 gene encoding lipid storage droplets surface-binding protein 2 isoform X3, encoding MATEVGSAPGMPQLQSVQKAMSLPAVGAAVGQVGAFYTRVKGAHSLLEWALSTAEASVTLAATTAVPYVAAHLAAGDAKVAAALDELERRMPLVAEQPKVIVETTKQAVLSRITPQLNKVYGARDVAEQRVMSLKELTWAKANVLLSSAYGQKALLGVDSGADYAMRLLDRYLPPAPAESAPGAELAPLASDPALHTVQTVGRLSAVAARRVWANLAARVQQLRANGIELDVRRYVTALLAALHLAKVTSQQQQGEAEPPQSQTAVPTTNGHHVDTHHTAPTTTENAKSTAPTTTEKVKSTPEAKSDGGDNHN
- the LOC120626732 gene encoding lipid storage droplets surface-binding protein 2 isoform X1, whose amino-acid sequence is MFVYMLAELYRRYKYWSYSKIATLFHISLICMATEVGSAPGMPQLQSVQKAMSLPAVGAAVGQVGAFYTRVKGAHSLLEWALSTAEASVTLAATTAVPYVAAHLAAGDAKVAAALDELERRMPLVAEQPKVIVETTKQAVLSRITPQLNKVYGARDVAEQRVMSLKELTWAKANVLLSSAYGQKALLGVDSGADYAMRLLDRYLPPAPAESAPGAELAPLASDPALHTVQTVGRLSAVAARRVWANLAARVQQLRANGIELDVRRYVTALLAALHLAKVTSQQQQGEAEPPQSQTAVPTTNGHHVDTHHTAPTTTENAKSTAPTTTEKVKSTPEAKSDGGDNHN
- the LOC120626732 gene encoding lipid storage droplets surface-binding protein 2 isoform X2, producing the protein MEWKYPVVYWILMDLGPYRENQVQSLMATEVGSAPGMPQLQSVQKAMSLPAVGAAVGQVGAFYTRVKGAHSLLEWALSTAEASVTLAATTAVPYVAAHLAAGDAKVAAALDELERRMPLVAEQPKVIVETTKQAVLSRITPQLNKVYGARDVAEQRVMSLKELTWAKANVLLSSAYGQKALLGVDSGADYAMRLLDRYLPPAPAESAPGAELAPLASDPALHTVQTVGRLSAVAARRVWANLAARVQQLRANGIELDVRRYVTALLAALHLAKVTSQQQQGEAEPPQSQTAVPTTNGHHVDTHHTAPTTTENAKSTAPTTTEKVKSTPEAKSDGGDNHN